From Paenibacillus polymyxa, the proteins below share one genomic window:
- a CDS encoding MFS transporter, whose protein sequence is MSTRIVSTEPPEKATSTVPFHRKISYSLTDTAGNLLYCVISSYLLYFYTDVFGLSIGIAGTLLFITRFIDAIDAPIWGILIDRTRSKYGQSRPYFLWLAVPFAVFMVLTFTTPNWSESGKIAYAAITYIIAGILYTGISTPITSILPNLSTNSNERVVLNSFRMVGGNVGFFIATTFTLPLVAFFGQGNDQKGFSLTLVLFGIMAIIMFFIAFGDLRENAAVKTKSVPIAKSFTAIKRNWPWMLVVAANLCYWIGLNIRSATLIFYLQYNLDSKDLVPLINGLTSLQLISMVLIPFFARKLSKNTIMIIGLILAALGQVVILMGSTNLTLIIAGWIIGALGSGFACSMPFAMLSDTVDYGEWKNGIRASGFLTSIGSAFCIKAGSGIGGLLPAWVMGSTGYIAGKVQTPTALSGIQFSFIWLPFIVFLIGIIPMFFYKKFEKNEASIQQDLIAGRS, encoded by the coding sequence ATATTTTTATACAGATGTATTCGGTCTTTCTATCGGGATTGCCGGAACATTACTATTTATCACCCGTTTTATTGATGCCATTGATGCCCCGATCTGGGGCATCCTGATTGACCGGACCAGGTCCAAATATGGTCAGAGCAGACCTTATTTTCTATGGCTAGCTGTTCCGTTTGCCGTGTTCATGGTCCTTACGTTTACGACACCCAATTGGAGTGAATCGGGGAAAATTGCATACGCGGCTATCACTTATATCATAGCGGGTATCCTGTATACGGGAATCAGTACGCCGATTACGTCTATTCTGCCTAACCTGAGCACCAATTCCAATGAACGTGTGGTCTTGAACTCTTTCCGTATGGTCGGGGGAAACGTGGGCTTCTTCATCGCCACGACGTTCACATTACCCCTCGTAGCCTTCTTTGGACAGGGAAATGATCAAAAAGGCTTTTCCTTAACGCTCGTTTTATTTGGAATCATGGCGATTATTATGTTTTTCATAGCGTTTGGCGATTTGCGTGAAAATGCGGCAGTGAAAACGAAATCTGTCCCGATTGCTAAAAGCTTTACAGCTATCAAGCGAAACTGGCCCTGGATGCTCGTTGTAGCTGCTAACCTGTGTTACTGGATCGGCTTGAATATTCGTTCTGCCACGCTCATTTTTTATCTGCAATACAATCTGGATAGTAAGGACTTGGTGCCTTTAATCAATGGATTGACCTCTTTGCAATTGATCTCGATGGTTCTGATTCCGTTTTTCGCCAGAAAATTAAGTAAAAATACGATCATGATTATCGGATTGATATTAGCTGCACTAGGTCAAGTCGTGATTTTAATGGGAAGTACAAACTTAACCCTTATTATTGCTGGTTGGATCATAGGTGCCTTAGGATCAGGCTTTGCGTGCTCGATGCCATTTGCAATGTTGTCCGATACAGTAGATTACGGGGAATGGAAAAATGGAATTCGGGCAAGTGGATTCCTGACTTCTATTGGAAGCGCATTCTGTATTAAAGCGGGGAGCGGAATTGGCGGATTATTGCCAGCATGGGTTATGGGTAGCACAGGCTATATTGCTGGAAAGGTTCAGACCCCGACTGCTTTGTCTGGCATTCAGTTCAGCTTTATCTGGCTACCGTTTATCGTCTTCTTAATCGGAATCATTCCTATGTTTTTCTATAAGAAATTCGAGAAGAATGAAGCTTCTATTCAACAAGATTTAATTGCGGGAAGATCATAA